The genomic region CGGCCGATATTGACCTGGAAAACTTTTTAAAGGGTTTTAGGGATGCCTTCTCAGGGACCAAACCCCAGCTTTCCGAAGAAGAGATGCGGACGGTCGCAGCCGCCTTCCAAAAGGAAATGGTTGCCAAACAAACCGAGAAGATGAAGGCAGCCGGTGAAAAAAACAAAAAAGAGGGGGAAGCCTTCCTGGTCGCAAACAAAAAAAAGGAGGGGGTAAAAACCCTGCCCAGCGGTTTGCAATACAAGATCATTAAAGAAGGGACCGGCAAAACACCTAAACCCACCGACAAGGTGACCTGCCATTATCAAGGCACCCTGATCGATGGTACCGAATTCGACAGTTCTTACAAACGGGGAGAACCGGCCACCTTTCCGGTCAACGGAGTAATCCCCGGCTGGACCGAAGCACTCCAATTGATGAAAACCGGCTCCAAGTGGCAGTTGTTTATCCCCTCGAAACTGGCTTACGGCGAACGGGGTGCCGGGCCGAATATCGGCCCCAATGCGGTGCTCATTTTTACCATAGAACTTCAATCGGTCCTGTAAATTTTTATTTTACAGGGATATTAAATCCTTATGCCTTTGGGGGCACCATGAAGCCTAAAAATGGATTCAAGGTTCAATGGGTTCAACTAACGACGGACTTTGGCCGACCCCTGACCCCAGAACCCTGACCCCTGAAGGTTATTTTCGCACTAACATGAAAAAGATCGGAAGATTTCACGTACTGACCGATACGGTCCTTCAACCCCGCTTTTCCCATTTGGAACTGGCCGAACTGGCTATTGCCGGGGGGGCCGATACCATCCAGTTTCGCTGGAAGAGCGGGCCCACCCGGGAGATGATTCGAATCGCCCGGGAAATGCAGGCCTTATGCCGTGAGGCCGGGGTGACCTTTATTGTCAATGATCGTCTGGACGTTGCCCTGGCCTCTCAAGCCAATGGTATTCATCTGGGGCAGGATGACTTCCCCATTCCCCTGGCCAGAAAAATCCTGGGCAAAGAAGTCGTTATCGGCGGCTCGGCCAATACCCTGGAAGAGGCCCGTAAATGTTTCCTGGAGGGCGCGGACTATGTCGGCTTTGGGCCCGTTTTTCCGACCAGTTCCAAGGAAGATGCCGGCCCGGCCGGCGGATTGGATCTCCTGGCACAGGTAGTCCGGGAAATCCCCTTACCGGTCATTGCTATCGGCGGCATCGCAAAAAGCAATACCCTTCAGGTGATCGGCGCCGGGGCCTATGGTATTGCCGTGATTTCGGCCGTCTGCTGCCAGGAAGATCCCAGGGGGGCAGCCGAGGCCATTCGATGCCTGGTGATTCGACAATAATGCGAATATCGAATTTTGAATATCGAATTTCGAATCATGAAGGGATTTAAAGAAAAAGATCAGGCTATGTCTCAACGGATATCGGATATCGGGGAATTCGGCCTGATCGGGAGAATCAACGATCTCCTGAAAAAAGAAGGCCTGCCTTCTGAACGGCTCACCCTGGGAATCGGAGACGATACGGCCGCCTTTCTACCCCGTCCGGGCTATGAAATCCTGGTCACTTGTGATTCCCTGGTGGAAGGCCGCCACTACCTGCCGGCCCATATTACCCCTTTGAATTTAGGACGCCGGGCCATGACCCTCAACATCAGTGACATCGGGGCCATGGGAGGCCACCCCCTATATGCCCTTATCTCCCTGGGATTAAAGCCCGAAGGTCTGGTTCAGAATATCGAAGAGATATACCGCGGCTTCCTCATGGAGCTGAACCCCTTTGGCGCTTCGGTCATCGGCGGCAACCTGACTCAATCGGGAAACGGGATGTTCATCGACATCACCCTTATAGGGGAGGTGGAACAGGGGAAATCGGTGCGCCGTTCCGGAGCCAAACCGGGAGATTGGATACTGGTCACCGGATATCCGGGTCAGGCAGCGGCTGGCCTGGCCTTGTTGCTTCAATCGCCGGACGCCGCTGAAATCCTGGAGCACCCCCTGGTCAAAATCTATAACACCCCTTCTCACCAGGCCCGATTGGGGGAAGCGATTGCCCAGGCCGGACTGGCCACGGCCATGATCGATACCAGCGATGGCTTTCTGGGTGATCTGGGCCATATCTGTCAGGAGAGCAGCGTCGGGGCCGAGATATTTAAAGAGAACCTTCCCTTAAGCCCCGGGCTTCGACAGGCGGCTGCCGGGTTAAACCGGGACCCCTACGATCTTTTTCTGGGCGACAGTGATGATTATGAATTGATTATCACCTGCCGGCCGGAAGATGCCGCCGCTATCCGTTCCCTGACGGAACAATCCTTTCCTGAACCGTTAACGGAAGTCGGCAGGATCACCGAGACTCCGGGCCAATTAACCCTGGTCCTTCCAGATGGTCAAAGACGTCCAGCCAATCCTTCCGGCTGGGATCATTTTAGGGCACATAAGGAATAAAAGAGGCTATAGGCAATGGGCTATGGGTTATAGACTAAAGGCGAGGGAGATTAAACACCACGAATCATGAAAATGGGTTTCGCCGAACGCCGAACGCTTAACGCCGAACGTTATTATATTACATAATGGAGAAACGATCAACATGACCAATCAGGAGATGGCCGGTAAGGCCGCCAAAAATTTAAGGCTTGTTCGGGAGAGAAAACCCCTGGTGCACAACATTACCAACTACGTAGTCATGAACACTACCGCCAATGCCCTGCTGGCTTGCGGGGCCTCGCCGGTCATGGCCCATGCCGCCGAAGAGGTGGAAGAAATGGTTTCTTATGCCGGAGCCCTGGTGCTCAATATCGGCACCTTGAGTCCTCCCTGGATTGAAGCCATGTTAAAGGCCGGGAAAAAGGCCAATGCCCTTGGGGTCCCGGTGATCCTGGATCCGGTCGGTTCCGGGGCCACCAGACTGCGCACCGATACCGCCAAAAGGCTCATTAAAGAAATGTCCATCCGGGTCATCCGGGGCAATGCCTCGGAGATCCTCTCCCTGGCCGGGGACGAATCCCTGGCCGCCACCAAGGGGGTAGACTCGGTCCACACCGTCGATCAGGCCACGGAATCGGCCATGGCCCTGGCCAGGGAACTTTCGACCACCCTGGCCATTACCGGTCCGGTGGATCTGATTACCGACGGCAAGCGGACCTTCCGGGTAATGAACGGACACGAGATGATGAGTCAGGTTACCGGAACGGGCTGCACCGCCACCGCGCTCATTGGGGCCTTCCTGGCCGTTGACCGGGACCCCCTCGAGGCGGCTGCCACCGCCCTGGCCTATTTCGGTCTGGCCGGTGAAAAGGCCGCTGCCCTGGCCTCAGGCCCCGGCAGCTTCCAAACCGCTCTTTTAGACGCCCTTTTTCTGATAAAAGAAGCGGATCTGCTGGCCGGAGCTAAGATTCAAGTTTGACAGCCGATAACGTCACAAATCCTCTTGGTTATTGAAATCGGTTCCCTATCCGGTTTCAAGATACAAGGGCCCGGTCCTTTACCTGGCGGCGGGCATAACGCCACATCCGGGAAAAGACCCGAACCGCCATCTCCGGAAAATCATAACAGGGAAATCCCTCTTTCTCAAAAAAGGGCTGGCAGATTTGCAGGTCCTGTCTTGATCCCATAAGGGAAAAGAAAAAGGGCTTGGAACACCGTCCTTTAAAGGCCTCCAGGATCGGCAGGTAGGGTTCGATGCCAAAAATGGCAAAGGAGATAAAAACGACACCCTTCACCTGATCATCTTCCATCAAGGCCTTTAAAATTTCGACAGAAGTTTTTTCAAAGCCATGGGTCATCATGTCAGGAAAAATGTCGACGGGGTTTTTCATTTTGGAGGGTGTGGCAATGATCCGTCCGATCTTGCCCAGAGTGGCCTCTGAAAAACGGGCCACCTCCAGACCTTCTTCCACGGCCGTGTCAATACTCATAATCGCCTGGGCCCCGCTGTAAGTGACGAAGGCCAACTCCGGACCGGTGGGAAGAGGCATATTGATAAAACCGCTTAGGGTACGGATGAACTCATCAATCCCGGACAGGCGCAGAACCCCGGCCTGGCGCATGGCGCTGTCAAAGATCCCATCGCTCACGGCCAGACTGGCCGTATGGGAAGCCGTTGATTTGGCTCCTTCCCGGGTGCGCCCTCCCTTAAGGATCAAAACAGGTTTATGCCTGACCGCTTCTTTGGCAATTTGCAGAAATCGCCGGCCGTCACGGATATCTTCCAAATACAGGCCGATGATTTTGGTCTGTTCATCTTCCATAAGATAAGCCAGGGCCTCCGATTCGTCGACATCCACCTTGTTTCCCAGACCGATCCCTTTGGATAACTGGAGTCCTTCCATGGAACTTAAATACCGCAGAAGGGCCCCGATAAAAATTCCCGACTGGGCGGCAAAACCGATAGGTCCCGGCCGGAGCATACGGACATCACCGAAATAAGAAGTCGTCAAACCCGTAGCCGTATTGACGATTCCCAGGGTATTCGGTCCAAACCCTCTCATTCCGGAAGCCTTCAGGATATCCCGGACCTGATCCTGGAGCTTTGCCCCCGCCGGCCCTGTTTCAGCAAAGCCTTCCGAGGAAATGACCACGCCTTTGACACCCTTCCGGGCGCATTCAGACAGGGCCGCGGGCACAGACCCTGGCGGGATATGCATTACAGCTAGATCGACTTCAAAGGGAATGTCTTGGATTGTCCTATGCAGGGGAACGCCGAATACTTCCCCACCTCGAGGGTTCACACCGGCAAACTTTCCCTGATACCCCACTTTTCGAAGGACCTGCAAAAGCTGTGACCCGGACTTGGCCGAATCACGGGAGGCCCCTATGACGGCCAGACTTTTAGATTCCAGAATTTCCCTGATTGATCGCATGTTAATACCGGTCTCCTTTTTAGATTTCCATCGCACGTTATCACAACCGGGGACCAATCCTCCTGACCTGTCCTAACCCCCCCAGGTCCAAATTACTGATCAGACCTTTAGTCGCAAACGGTCATGGACCTTTGTCCAATCAACCGTGGCATTACTACACTTGCGTTGGGGCAAAAGAATCCCTTGCAATGCATAACGGGTGCCGGACCGCTCGGAAACATATCCCTCCTTTTTGAAAGAATACCTCGAAAGCAGTCTGGTCTTTAAATACCAACAGCAGGTGACTCCTAACAAAGCCCGCGCATTATGGTGATCCAACTTCTCCTTAATAAATAAATGGCTGGGTAACAGGTCCGGCCGGCGTAAATAACGAGAGCTGGGTACAATATACACCCCGGCATATCCCAGTCCCAACGCTTCCTTTCGTACCCGGCCCAATTGACAATCCGGACAATCACTCCGGCAAAGCATACCCCGGGAAGGGTCGACCGGTGCCGGGCATCCAGGAGGACAAAGGCAGAAAGGAAAAAAAATCAGCCTCTGATGGAAAGGGGTGCCGGTAAAACCTTTTAAGAAATATCGGTTACCGACTTTGACTAAAAATTTGTAATTCCAATCACGGTTGATGGAATCAAGTATCCGGCTGGTCCATTGATTAAGGCGACGCAAGAACGACAGACTGACCCACAGCAGGGATTGTCGGGAGATGAAGAATGACCCCGCAACGGTCAAGCCTGCAACAATCAGTAAAATTAAAATCCAATGATTCATTGCCAACCTTTCAAGGGTTCATGAAACAGAGGGGCAATCGTTCCAAGTGGCGAGGTCGGTCGTTCCTCGCGGTGAAATCCCATAGACGCCCTTACCCAGTCGATCGAACCATCCGTAGACATTCCGGTAGAGAATCGTCCGAACCTCCGATTCCTCGATCGCCTGGGCGATAACCGATGCCTTGGTCGGTCCATTTTTCGTCAGGTATTGTGCAATCCGGATCGCCTTCTGCCGGTAAGCCGTCATCATTCCGCGCCGCCGGCCACTGCCGCCCGGCATCGGATCGCCCCGCCGCTGTTCGAATTCACCGAGCAGTTGCGCGCGCCGCTTCGGATGAATTCGGGGGTGATATTCACCGGGATCCAGCACCACCTCCACCCGGCTGCGCTTTGAATTCGTCAAAATCAGCATCAGGCCGATTCCCAGCATTCTTAGGAGTTTGATGATACGGCGGCGCCGCTTCCGGAACGCCCGGCAGGAAGAGGGAATCCCGATGTAGACAACCGACGAAATGCTCAGACGATTCACCGTCTGCAGGAGCACATCGAGGCTGAAAGCGAGTTTCAATTCGACAACGACGGGATCTTCTGTGCCTCGGACCGCCACCACGTCGCATTCCCGGATTTCGCCCTTGACTTCATACCCCTGGCCTTCCAGAAACCGCTTCACCGGATTGTAGAGATCGATTTCTTTCACGGGATCAGTGTGTAGAAAAAAACGGGATAAGTACCTGTTTTTAAAAAAGTGGGCCAGGCCTGTGCCCTGTCCAGTGGGGTAAATTTTAAGGGGTCGCGCATAAAAGAAAAGGGACTTAAAGCCGGTAAAACATTTAAGTCCCTATTTTTTATTACTTTTTTGGTGCCTGGGACCGGAATCGAACCGGTACAGCCGCGAGGACCGAGGGATTTTAAGTCCCTTGCGTCTACCAGTTCCGCCACCCAGGCACCTGCCCTTCTTTTTAATGGATTTCTAAAAATTGGTCAAGCTAAATTTAGCTTTTCAAGAACCGCTTTTTTAGGCTTCCCATCACCTCATTTATTTCCTGAATCCCCATCCAGCGAATCAAAATAAAATAACTTAACCCGGCCAGGGTAATGACCAGGAACAAAGAGACTATTTGATTCAAAAGACTTCTCTGATTCAGGAGCAGACCAAGCCCCTGATAAAGATAGAAAGCCAATAAACCCATAAGCAGGGAGGCCAGGATAACCTTGCTCAACGAACTTAAAAGGTATCGCAGGTCATACCCCCCCACTTTCTTATAAAGCACGGTACTCAAAAAAATAAAATTAAAGATGGTGGTGACCGAAGTGGAAAAGGCGATGGCCTTATGCTGAAAGGAGTCCAGGAATATCGAAATGACGATGATGTTGGTGATTACGGCCAGGAAACTGGCAATGACCGGATACCGGGTATCCTTGAGGGCATAAAAAACCGGTACGGTGATCTTGATGGAAGAATAGGCAAAAAGCCCGATGGCATAATAGGACAGGGCCTCGGCCGTATGGAGGGTATCCTGGGCATTGAAGCGTCCGTATTCAAAGATAAGACGGATAATGGGTTTGGCCAGAAAGGCCAGACCGAAAGAGGCCGGAATAGTCAAAAAAAAGGCCATGGTCAAGGAAGAGACATAGGTGGATTTCAAGGCCCCCATATCCCCCTGGGAGGCCTGGCGGGAAATAACCGGCAGGGTGGCAATGGAAATGGCCACCCCGAAGATACCGATGGGAAACTGCATCAGCCTGAAGGCGTAGTTTAGCCAGGAAACACTTCCTTCGGCACAACGGGCTGCAAAATTGGTATTGATAAAAATATTGATCTGGGTCGCTGAAAGCCCGATAACCGCCGGAATCATCAGGACCATGATCCGCCGCAGCCCTTCATCTTTCAGGTTTAAATGGGGCTGCCATCTGAATCCGCAGCCCTTCAGGGAAGGCATTTGAATGGCTAATTGCAAAAACCCGCCAATCAAGGTCCCTACCGCCATGCCGACAATCGGCGGCTGCCCGAATGATGGCGCCCACCAGGCGCAGAGGACCCCTCCAACAATAGACCCCAAGTTGAAAAAGGTGGAGGCCATGGCCGGCATAAAAAAAAGACCTTTGGTATTCAATATCCCCATGACTACGGCCGCCACGGAGATCAGAATCAGAAAAGGGAACATGATATTGGTTAAAAGCTGGGTCAGGGCGATCTTACCCTGAACCCGATCAAAATCCGGGGCCATAACCCGGATGATCTCTTCGGAAAAAATCATCCCCAGGATGGTTATCAGGGAAAGGAGCAGGGTAAGAGTCAACAGGACATTGTTGGCCAGCCGCCAGGTAGCCTCGGATCCTTTTTTCTGATCAAAATCCGTAAAGACCGTCACAAAGGCGGCAGATAAGGCCCCTTCGGCAAACAGATCCCGCAGCAGGTTGGGGACCCGGAAGGCCACTACAAAGGCATCCATATAGGTTCCGGCCCCGAACAGGACGGCCATAACCTGTTCCCGGATCAAGCCCAAAATACGGCTAAAAAAAACAGCAATGCCTACCGATCCGGCGGATTTGGCCACCTGGGTTGTAGTTGGGGAATTGGATGCCGGTTCCATATTAAAGCCTCATGCCCTGACAGGGCACCATGAATCATAAAAATAGGTTCCTTGGAAGACGAATGCTATTTTCGAACTAAAGCCCCTGTAAAAACCGGCGGGTT from Deltaproteobacteria bacterium harbors:
- a CDS encoding FKBP-type peptidyl-prolyl cis-trans isomerase, encoding MKLKWIAVVGILLFGTQVLAADSGALKSQKDKLSYTLGINVGKNMKQLPADIDLENFLKGFRDAFSGTKPQLSEEEMRTVAAAFQKEMVAKQTEKMKAAGEKNKKEGEAFLVANKKKEGVKTLPSGLQYKIIKEGTGKTPKPTDKVTCHYQGTLIDGTEFDSSYKRGEPATFPVNGVIPGWTEALQLMKTGSKWQLFIPSKLAYGERGAGPNIGPNAVLIFTIELQSVL
- the thiE gene encoding thiamine phosphate synthase produces the protein MKKIGRFHVLTDTVLQPRFSHLELAELAIAGGADTIQFRWKSGPTREMIRIAREMQALCREAGVTFIVNDRLDVALASQANGIHLGQDDFPIPLARKILGKEVVIGGSANTLEEARKCFLEGADYVGFGPVFPTSSKEDAGPAGGLDLLAQVVREIPLPVIAIGGIAKSNTLQVIGAGAYGIAVISAVCCQEDPRGAAEAIRCLVIRQ
- the thiL gene encoding thiamine-phosphate kinase, with the protein product MNIEFRIMKGFKEKDQAMSQRISDIGEFGLIGRINDLLKKEGLPSERLTLGIGDDTAAFLPRPGYEILVTCDSLVEGRHYLPAHITPLNLGRRAMTLNISDIGAMGGHPLYALISLGLKPEGLVQNIEEIYRGFLMELNPFGASVIGGNLTQSGNGMFIDITLIGEVEQGKSVRRSGAKPGDWILVTGYPGQAAAGLALLLQSPDAAEILEHPLVKIYNTPSHQARLGEAIAQAGLATAMIDTSDGFLGDLGHICQESSVGAEIFKENLPLSPGLRQAAAGLNRDPYDLFLGDSDDYELIITCRPEDAAAIRSLTEQSFPEPLTEVGRITETPGQLTLVLPDGQRRPANPSGWDHFRAHKE
- the thiM gene encoding hydroxyethylthiazole kinase: MTNQEMAGKAAKNLRLVRERKPLVHNITNYVVMNTTANALLACGASPVMAHAAEEVEEMVSYAGALVLNIGTLSPPWIEAMLKAGKKANALGVPVILDPVGSGATRLRTDTAKRLIKEMSIRVIRGNASEILSLAGDESLAATKGVDSVHTVDQATESAMALARELSTTLAITGPVDLITDGKRTFRVMNGHEMMSQVTGTGCTATALIGAFLAVDRDPLEAAATALAYFGLAGEKAAALASGPGSFQTALLDALFLIKEADLLAGAKIQV
- a CDS encoding CoA-binding protein, with translation MRSIREILESKSLAVIGASRDSAKSGSQLLQVLRKVGYQGKFAGVNPRGGEVFGVPLHRTIQDIPFEVDLAVMHIPPGSVPAALSECARKGVKGVVISSEGFAETGPAGAKLQDQVRDILKASGMRGFGPNTLGIVNTATGLTTSYFGDVRMLRPGPIGFAAQSGIFIGALLRYLSSMEGLQLSKGIGLGNKVDVDESEALAYLMEDEQTKIIGLYLEDIRDGRRFLQIAKEAVRHKPVLILKGGRTREGAKSTASHTASLAVSDGIFDSAMRQAGVLRLSGIDEFIRTLSGFINMPLPTGPELAFVTYSGAQAIMSIDTAVEEGLEVARFSEATLGKIGRIIATPSKMKNPVDIFPDMMTHGFEKTSVEILKALMEDDQVKGVVFISFAIFGIEPYLPILEAFKGRCSKPFFFSLMGSRQDLQICQPFFEKEGFPCYDFPEMAVRVFSRMWRYARRQVKDRALVS
- a CDS encoding DUF116 domain-containing protein, which encodes MNHWILILLIVAGLTVAGSFFISRQSLLWVSLSFLRRLNQWTSRILDSINRDWNYKFLVKVGNRYFLKGFTGTPFHQRLIFFPFCLCPPGCPAPVDPSRGMLCRSDCPDCQLGRVRKEALGLGYAGVYIVPSSRYLRRPDLLPSHLFIKEKLDHHNARALLGVTCCWYLKTRLLSRYSFKKEGYVSERSGTRYALQGILLPQRKCSNATVDWTKVHDRLRLKV
- the murJ gene encoding murein biosynthesis integral membrane protein MurJ → MEPASNSPTTTQVAKSAGSVGIAVFFSRILGLIREQVMAVLFGAGTYMDAFVVAFRVPNLLRDLFAEGALSAAFVTVFTDFDQKKGSEATWRLANNVLLTLTLLLSLITILGMIFSEEIIRVMAPDFDRVQGKIALTQLLTNIMFPFLILISVAAVVMGILNTKGLFFMPAMASTFFNLGSIVGGVLCAWWAPSFGQPPIVGMAVGTLIGGFLQLAIQMPSLKGCGFRWQPHLNLKDEGLRRIMVLMIPAVIGLSATQINIFINTNFAARCAEGSVSWLNYAFRLMQFPIGIFGVAISIATLPVISRQASQGDMGALKSTYVSSLTMAFFLTIPASFGLAFLAKPIIRLIFEYGRFNAQDTLHTAEALSYYAIGLFAYSSIKITVPVFYALKDTRYPVIASFLAVITNIIVISIFLDSFQHKAIAFSTSVTTIFNFIFLSTVLYKKVGGYDLRYLLSSLSKVILASLLMGLLAFYLYQGLGLLLNQRSLLNQIVSLFLVITLAGLSYFILIRWMGIQEINEVMGSLKKRFLKS